The Nitrospira sp. genome segment CTGGTTCGCGTTTGACGATCCTGAACAAGTGCATGATGTCTATCCCCATACCTGTCAATGCAAGACACCATCCACCGACGATCATCCACCAGGCCGACGAAAACATGTCGGAAGGCTGGTGGAAGTCGAAGACGGCCACGACACCCCCGAGCGCCAGCATCATTCCAACCGTCATCAGCGAATAGATTAGAGTTGTCATCTTCGCCTCCTTATTTGTGCATGACAGTTATCAACGCCTCCTCTGCATGTGGCCATAGGCGGCGTCGGCCAAAGTTAGGATGATCCTGGGGAGGAACTCTACTCGTTTTCTTCAAATAGGCAATCCCGTAAGATGCCCCTGTCGAGTAGATCCAATCGGACCTTCATGCTCGATGTCCCGAAAGGCCCGATAAGCGATGGCGGGAACCAACAATCCGACTCGCTCCGGGCAAACTGACCCTCCCCTGCCCTCACAGAGCAGAGCACTTCAGCAGGATTAGCTGGATTAGGGATGGTAGGTGGGCGTCTCGGAAACCTCGTAACTTATCGAGCAAGGATCTGTTGGTTTCCCCAGTGGCTTTCGCTTCGCGAGTGCACTAATTTGCAAGACTGAAATCTACTGTTTCAGCAGCATGGTGATGCAGGCGATCCGCACAAACCCCAGGAAGTTCGTGGCAGAATACTCCCAACGGATGAGCAAGCGCCGCTTCCGTTGGAGGAGTCGAGCCAAGTCCAGAACCGTTCCACGAGCCACCAGGGATGTTCACAGTGTTATGAAGTGTTAAGAATTGTTAAATAGATTCTAGAGTTTCGTTCCATGACGTGAGGCTCACGTCATGGGCTATGACACCAACAGAGCCTTGCTCTCCGTCATCATCGGCATCGGTGTTGGTCTGTTTTGCCTCGATCTGTACCTACCAAGCGGCATCAGTACCGGAGTGCTCTATGGCGGACTGGTTATCCTCTCGTTTCTCCTGCCGTACCGGAAAGGCCCACTCATTGCAGCGGCAGTCTGTTCCATACTCGACTTGGCCGGTACCGATCTCGGCTTAACCATTGTCGGCGTACCCCATTGGATGGGCGTCGTCAATCGTCTGTTCAGCCTCACGGCGCTTTGGCTACCGTTGCTGTTTTTTTTGCATCGCCGCAGAGCCGAGAACGAACTTCGGCAAGCGCACGACGAACTCGAGGCACGAGTGCAAGCGCGGACACAACAATTGGCCACTCTCAATCAATCCTTGATCACCGAGATTGCCGACCGCAAAGAGACGGAACAATCGCTGCGCGCCAGCGAAGCCGCACTGCAAGCCAGGGAACGGCAACTTCAGCAGAATCGGGAGGAGTTACGAGCGCTGGCCGGACAGCTTCTCACGGCGCAGGAAGAAGATCGTCGTCGGATCTCCCGCGACTTGCACGACCACATCAATCAACGGCTTGCGATGCTGACGATGGATCTGCGACAGCTAGAGAAAGGTAGGTTTACCGATCATGACCATCTACGGGATGAGATTCGCCGGGTGTCCGAGTGTCTAACCCTCGTTTCCGACGATGTGCGCCAAATGGCCTATCGCTTTCATCCATCCATTTTGGATGATTTGGGGCTGACAAAGGCCGTGCGCGGCCTTGTGGATGACTTTTCAACCCACACAGGTATCCAGAGCGCCTATGTGCACAATGATCCCGTTGCGGCACTGCCGGACGAAGTCACCATCTGCATCTATCGGATCGTGCAGGAAAGTCTCAGCAACGTTGCTCGGCATGCCCAGGCTTCACAGGTCGAAGTGGAGGTGATGTGCGACGAGGAGACGATCGACCTGTCCATTCGCGACAATGGGGTAGGGTTCGATCTCGAACAGTCGAGCAAACCCGGCGGGCACCTGGGATTGCTGAGCATGAAGGAGCGAGTACGCTTGGCGCAGGGCACGTTGGTGGTGGAGTCGACACGAGGACACGGCACCCATATCCGAGTTGCCATCCCGCTGACTCAAGGAGGACGGCATGTCTAAGCCGCGCGTGCTGTTGGCCGACGATCATCTCCTAGTCTTGGAGGGATTTCGTCGAATTCTCGAAGGACAGTATGAGTTGGTCGGCGCCGTCGAAGACGGGCGCGCACTCTTGGATGCCGCAGAGAAGCTTCAGCCCGATATTGTGATTCTCGATGTGTCTATGCCGTTGCTGAATGGTATTGACGCGGCGGCTCAACTGAAGAAGATCTGCCCAAGTACGAAAATCATCATTGTCACCATGCACGCAGACAGGGAATATATCCGGTCCGCCTTTGAGGCGGGAGCATCGGCCTATGTGCTCAAGCGTTCGGCGGTGGATGAATTGGACCAGGCTATTCGAGCGGCGGTTGCGGGACATTCCTATATTACCCCGTTGATTACCAAAGACATGCTCGATGTCTTTCTCTCAACAGCATCGGACACGCCGGGTGAGACGCAGCGCCTCACCACTCGTCAGCGGGAAGTTCTGCAACTGCTGACCGAGGGACGGACGGCAAAGGAAATTGCGAATATTTTGAACATCTCTTCACGGACGGTTGAATTTCATAAGAGCCAGATTCTGATGCAGCTCAATCTCCAGACCACCGCGGATTTGATCAAATACGCGCTGACCCACGGTATCGTGCCGACATCCTAGGGAGTTTCCTAGTCTCAGCTTCCCTTTAACCAGTCTCGTAATATTTCCAATCTCACCTTCGGAATTTCCGAGTTCCTCCCCTTCGGATCTGTGCGTTATAACGCTGTACATGATGAAGCATTACGGATTCGTTAAAAAGGTTTGTCACCCTGTGTCAGATTCTTTACTAGGGCCGTCGTAACGAATGACCAGCAATTCTTCCGAGAGATAGAAGATAGAGATAACAGAGGAAAGATAGAGAAGTACAGGAGGCAGACGTATGAACCAGCTTGTCCTCATTGCCCTTCGCAGGCCTTACACCTTCGTCGTCATGTCCATTCTCATCATGTTCTTAGGGACCAAGACGATTCGCCATATGCCGACCGACGTCTTCCCGAATATCACGATTCCCGTCACCTCCGTGGTCTGGATCTATTCCGGCATGATCCCGCCGCAGGTGGAAGGGCGCATCACGTACATGTTCGAACGCTTTTTGACCTCGACCGTCGAAGGCATCAAGTATATCCATAGCCATTCCTATTACGGCAGCAGCATCACCAACATCTTTCTCCAGGACGGAGTCGATGTGGGCAGAGCCGAAGCGGATATCGTGGGCATCGCGCAAAATGTCGTCAAGGCTCTGCCACCCGATATTTCTCCGCCCATGGTCATGCGTCTCGCGCCGTCTTCCATCCCGGTGGCCATGCTCGAAATCAGCTCCGACGATATGACGCCCGCGGAGCTCTACAATCTCACCTACATGCGAATTCGCCCCCTGATGGTCACCGTCCCTGGGATCGTCCTCCCGCACCCATACGGGGGGCAGGACATGCAGGTCATGGTCAACCTCGATCCGCAGAAAATGCTCGCTCGTCACCTCACGCCGTCCGATATTCACGATGTCCTCATGAAGCAATATCTCGTGCTGCCGTCCGGCGATATCAAGATCAAGCAGACCGACTGGGTCGTCCTGACGAACGCGTCACCGTTGAAGATCGATGATTTTGCGAACATTCCGATCAAGCGGGAAGGCAACGCATACGTCTACCTTCGCGACGTGGCATCGGTGCGCCTCATGGGCCGAGTTCAGCAGAACATGGTGCTCGTGAAAGGCAAGCAAACCGTCATCCTCGTCGCGATGAAGAGTACGGAGGCCTCGACTCTCGACGTGGTCGAGGGGATCAAAAAGATGATCCCGCGGGCCGAACGAGTCTCTCCAGAGGGCGTGAGGATCCGGCTCTTGGACGACGCCTCGACCTTCGTGAAAGATTCGATCTCCGACGTGCTCCATGAAATGTTGACTGCCGGCGCGCTGGTCGGCCTCATCGTGCTGCTGCTGCTCGGCTCCTGGCGGGCAACCGTTATCGTCTGGGTTTCGATCCCGCTATCCATCTTAACTGCGATCATAGGTCTGCATTGGCTCGAGGAGACGATCAACGTCATGACCTTGGGCGGGTTGGCGCTCGCTGTCGGCATTCTGGTCGATGATGCGACCGTGATGATCGAAAACATCGATCGCCATCTCGAGATGGGCAAGCCTTTGGAACAGGCCATCATCGACGCCGCCAATCAGATCGTCGTGCCGACGCTCGTCGCCACCCTCTGCATCGCGATCGCCTGGTTCCCGCTCTTCGATCTCAGCGGTGTCGCCGGTTATCTGTTCAAGCCCATGGCGGAGGCCGTCATGATCGCAATGATCGCCTCCTTTATCTTCTCGCGCACGCTAGTGCCGACCATGGCGAAATACATGATGAAGAGTCATCATGGCCAACCACATGAGCCCCATGGGCACCAACCCCATGGACAGCCAGCCGCAGAACCATCGCGGAACCCCTTCGTCCGTTTTCAGCAGGGGTTCGAACGCCGTTTTAACCGGTTCCGCGAGAGCTATGAGACGCTGCTCAAACGGATGATCGCTCGCCGCCGTGCCTTCGTCACCGTTTCGCTCGCCGTCGCGGTCGGCTCGATGGGCCTGTTTTTCTTCCTCGGTCGCGACTATTTCCCGGAGATCCGGTCGGGGGTTATTCAGATGCACATGCGAGCGCCGCTCGGGACACGTATCGAGGTGTCAGGACGCATTACCACGCTCGTCGCCAACAGCATCGAGGAGTTACTGCCCAATCAGGTCGAAAACATCGTCAGTAACTGCGGCCTGCCGGTCGGGCCGCACAATCTCGCGTTCATTCCGACGCCGACGATCGGCTCTCAGGATTGTGACATGACGATTCTCCTACATGATGAAAAATCGCCGGTGTGGGACATCCGGAAGACGCTCCGCAAGGGCTTGAAAGAGCGGTATCCGGGGACCGAATTCACGTTTCAGCCGTCCGATCTCACCGCCAAGATTCTCAATTTCGGCGCGCCCGCGCCGATCGACGTGCAGGTCAACGGCCCGGACACGTACCCCAGCTACGAATACACCCTGAAATTGGCCGACGAGTTTCGCCGAATCCCCGGCGCGAAGGACGTGGTGGTTCACCAGACGATGCGCACGCCGACCATGATGGTCGAAGGCAACCGCACGTTCGGACTCAACGTCGACAGAACCCTGAGGGACATGGCCGAAAATCTCCTCATGACGACCGCCGGCAGCCAACAAATCGATCAGATCTATTGGCTCGACCCCAGTACCGGCATGTCGTACCTGATCAATGTCTATACGCCGCAGCCGTTCATCAATAGTGTCAATAGTCTCAAGACCGTTCCGGTCGATTCCTCAAACGACCTTAAGGGTGAAGTCCAGTTGCTCGGCAATTTGTCCGACCTGATACCGGAGGGAACGCCGGGCGTGATCACACATGGCAACATCATGCCCCTGTTCGACATCTATGTCTCCGTTGAAGATCGCGACCTCGGCGGGGTGCTGGCGGATGTTCAGAAAGTCGCCAAGAGCATGGAGGACGAGAAGCCCCGCAGTGCGGAGGTCGAAATCCACGGCCAGGCCTCATTGATGTACGACGCATATGCCGAGCTGATTTTCGGGCTGCTCGTCGCGATCATGCTGATCTATCTGTTGATCGTCGTCAATTTCCAATCCTGGCTCGATCCCTTCATCATCATCACCGCCTTGCCCGGCGCGCTGGCGGGCATCGCCTGGGCCCTGTTCCTCACCCATACGCGTCTGTCGGAGCCCGCGCTGACCGGTGCCATCATGTGCATGGGCACGGCGACCGCCAATTCGATCCTCGTGGTGTCCTATGCGCGCGAGATGCTTCAAGAGCACGGCGACGCATTACGGGCCGCGATTGAAGCCGGAACGACCCGCTTCCGTCCCGTGCTCATGACCGCAGCGGCCATGATTTTCGGGATGGTCCCCATGGCGACGGGCTATTCGCAGAACGCGCCGCTGGGTCGCGCCGTCATCGGCGGCTTACTCATGGCCACGCTCTTCACCCTGCTTTTCGTACCCTGCGTGTATGCCATCATTTACAGCCGGCGTACGGCTAAGCTACCGAAGGAGATCATATGATCGCGACACTTGTTCGATCACGTATCGCCATTGCAGCCATTATTCTGTGCGGACTCTATCTCGGCTATCGGATACATGAGGCCCAAAGCGAAGCCGCCTTGCTGCGCGACAGGACGCTCGCAGAGGCCGTCCCCACCGTCGCGGTCGTTTCTCCCAAGCCGACTCCGAAGTCCGAGGCCATTGTGCTTCCCGGCAACATCGTCGGCTGGTACGAAGCGCCGATCTACGCGCGCGTCACGGGCTATGTGAAGATGTGGTACAAGCGCTACGGAGACGAAGTGAAAAAGGGCGATCTCCTCGCCGAAATCAACACCCCGGACCTCGATGCCGAATATCTACAGGCTCAGGCGGATTTGCAATCCGAGCGCGCCAAGTATCGGCTCGCCGAGGTGACCGCGAATCGCTGGATCGCGCTGCGCCCGAATCATGCGGTGTCCGAGCAGTCGATCACGGTGCAGGAACAAAACTTGAAATCTCAGGCCGCGGTGGTCAGGGCAGCGGAGCAAAAGGTCAAGAACATCGAGGCGTTCATCGGGTTTAAAAAGATCATCGCGCCGTTTGACGGTGTCGTCATCCAACGCAACATCAATGTCGGCGACTTGGTCAGTAAAGAGGGCAACCTCAGCACCCCCAATGCGAAAAGTAACCTGTTTACAGTGGCCGTCGTCGATAAGTTGCGTCTCTTTGTCAATGTGCCCCAGACGTTCGGGCCGTTTCTTCGTTCAGGCTTGACGGCCGACGTGACCGTTGCGCCGTTGCCTCACCGGCATTTCAACTTCCAGTTTCTGACCGTCGCCAAGGGGTTCGATATAGGCACGCGCACGGCGACCACTATTTTCACGATCGAGAACGAGGACCGTGCGCTCTGGCCCGGCACCTATGCCCAGGTCCACATGACGACGCCGATCGATCAACAAGCCTTCATCCTGCCGTCCTCCGTGTTGATCTATAAGGAGCATGCCACACAAGTGGCTGTGGTGAATGAGGATGACCATGTGCGCTTGCAAACAATCACCGTGGAGAAACTCTTCGACAACATCATCCAAGTCTCAGAGGGGATTGGCCCGAACGACCGCATCGTGAACAACCCCAGTGCCGCGTTGCTCGAAGGCTCCAAAGTGCGCATCGTGACGCCGGAGCTCGGGTACGACCTCAACCCAGCGGAAACGTCCACATGATAGAAGATCCCATGACGAGGAATAGGCTCCACAAACTGAAGCCCTCGCATCAATAAGATTGGGTTGCCGCATATCGATTTGACACCCAACTATGAACCGCTTCAACTTGTGGTGACGTGGTAGAGGGCGCGAGGAAATTCTATGCGCAGGAGCCGAGTCATGGGGTTGAGCCTAGCTCATCGAGAGGCACAAGACAAGATCTGACCCCATTTGTTGTCAGACTCTTCCATTCGCGACTCTCCTCCGGCTTCGCGCCGACACACCCCGACCCTTTTATTTTTCGCCTCAGGACCCACATCTGGTGAGGAGCGCCATACGTACTCGACGCAGGCCGCGTCTTCAGCACCGCGGCGTGCGAAAAGAGTGGTGTTTCCCTTGACCGGAGCCTTCGAGATGGGCGACCCCTTTTCTATCCACTCACGATAGACCCCTATTTCAATCTGGGTCGCTCGGTTGCCCCGAACATGGGCCGGGGGCACGGAGGCACCGCGAAGAGCGGGGCGCGGTCCGGCTGGCCGACCTGACTACGGAGGCGACGGCAGGGAGAACGGCGCTGCATCCTGCTCGCACACCGTTCCCTCGGGCGGCAGTGCGCCGCCCAGGAGGAAATCGACCGCGTAGTTATAGGCGCATGTGCTCGGGTTGACCAGAGCGGTATGGCCGTTTCCCCTGACCGTGAGCAACCGGGCGTAACCCAGCTGCTCGAGCATCTTCACGGAGCTCGCATACGGGGTCGCCGGGTCGCCGGTGTTGCCGATGAGCAGGATCGGGTTCGCCCTTGGCGTGTTCCACGGCCCCTCGTAGACTCGAAGCGCGCGGGCGGGCCAGGTGGCACAGGGCTCGTCCTGCCACAGGATGGGGAGGCCGATCGGTCCCGAGCGCTGGAGGACGAACGGCTCGAGGTTGATGTAGTCTGCGGGATCGCGGGGGCTCGGGGTCTCGGCGCACTCCACCGCCATCTCCTGCTCCGGCCCCGCGTACCGCTCTTTCATGCGCTTGGGTGGCTGTTTTAAGGCGGGCGCGTCCGCCTGCGCTGAATTGACGCCTCCCGCCTGCGCAACCGCCTCGAGAATGACCGCAAGCCCTCCCCACCCAGGAACGTCCAGGTCCGAAAACTTCTCGTTCGCGAACGGTTGAACGATGAAGAGACCCTCGCTCATTATGGTGAGCACCCTGCCGTAGGTAATGATGGTGCCCGACGGAAACGTGATCGGACCCTCGCGCAACCGTTCGAGGAGCGCGCCCCATTTCTTCTCGGTCGCCCTGGCGCTGCCCGCGGTGAACGCGCAGTTCTCCTTGGGCGCCTGCCCGCACAGCGTGAGGAAGGCATCGAGCGACTTCTGGAGCCCGACGTCCTGGCCCAGGCGGAGCATCGTGGGGAGCGCCGGGGTCTTGTCCCCGCCGGCCAGCCAGATCTCCGGGGCCGCGTTGCCGTCCAGCACAAGCCTGCCGACCGCGTGCGGAAACAGGTTCGCGTAGGTGGCGCCCAGCATCGTGCCGTAGGAAATGCCCCAGTAGTGGAGCGCGCTCTCGCCGACCGCCTGGCGCAGCAGGTCGAGGTCGCGCGCCACGTCGGCAGTCGACATGTGCGAGAGCAGCGCGCCGTTCCGCTTCGCGCAGCGCTCCCCGGCCTCGGTCCACTTGTTGATGTACGTCAGCTGCTGCTGCAGTCCGATCGGGATGGAATTGGCGAACTCGCCGAGGAACGCGTCTTCCTCATCCCCGCTCGCGAAGCACTGCACGCCCGAGCTTTCGCCGGTGCCGCGCGGATCCCAGCTGACGATGTCGAAACGTTGCCGCAGCGTGGCCGGGAAGAAAGTGAACCATGCGGGAAGGAAGACCGTGCCCATGCCGCCCGGACCGCCGGGGTTGAAGAACAGCGTCCCGATGCGCGTCGACTGGTCGTCCGCCGGGTGCATGATGACCGTCAGCTTGATAGACTTGCCCGCGGGGTCGTGGTAGTCGAACGGAACCTTCACCGTGGCGCAGAGAAAACCTCCGACGGCCCTGCCTGCGCTGCCTTTCGGGCATTCCTTCCAGTCGAGCTCCGGGACGGCGGGTGGAGCTGCGCCCCGTGAGTCGGCGGTTGCCGGTGAGCAGATGGCGAGTCCGGCCACCGCGAGCGCCACGGTCATCAGGAGTCTCCCCGCCGCGGATTGTGCGCGCACCGACGGTCGCACATCGGGCTGGATCGAACCGGGTCGGAGAGTCATCTCAGTGTCCTCCCTCGGTTGTGGTGCCGAACAGCGGATGGCTTGCTTCGTCTAGGTCTTACTTGCGACGGCCGATTCGACTGGCGGAAGTCGGTCAGGAGTATATACCGCCTCGACGGTATTGTCGATCATGACCAGTCGATTCCGGACCAACGGCGGCGAGGAGATTCGAGCCACCAGTGGGGACCGCCCGCGAGCAAATTGACAGATCGCTCGAACGGAATGAAATAAAAAGGGTCGGGAATCTTTTCTTGACAAGCTTATGCCGCTTTTAGTACAAACCCTCCCATGCCACGCCGTCCGCGCCTCGCAGCCGGAGATTTCGCCTACCATGTCCTGAATCGTCGTGTCGGACGTCTGTCGCTGTTTGAGACACGAATCGACTATGTCGCCTTCGAGAAGATTTTGGCGGAAGCGCATGCCGCCTCCGGAATCCGCATCGCCGCCTATTGTCTGATGCCGAATCATTGGCATCTGCTCCTCTGGCCGAAACGCGATGGAGAACTCTCCGAGGTGGTCCGCTGGATCACCGTGACGCATACCCAACGATGGCACGCTCGCCATCAGACAGCGGGCACTGGCCCGGTCTACCAGGGCCGGTTCAAATCGTTTCCGATACAGGCCGATGAGCATTTCCTCGCAGTTGCCCGTTATGTGGAGCGCAATGCGTTGCGGGCGAGAATGGTCAAACAAGCCGAAAATTGGCAATGGTCCAGCTTGTGGCGCCGAACGCAGGGGGACCCGAAGCTGACCGCATGGCTGAGCGACTGGCCGATAGACCGCCCACGGAATTGGGTGGCGCGGGTGAATCGTCCTGAAACCGGCGAGGAACTGGAGGCCCTTCGAGTGAGTGTGCAACGCGGCCGCCCCTTTGGCGAAGAAGCCTGGGTGAAACGGATGGCGAAACGATTCGGAATGGAATCCACGTTACGACCCCGCGGGCGCCCGAAGGGCTCGTAAACACAGTCTGCCGATCCGTTAGGACTTCTTGTAGTTGATGACCTTGCTACAGGAAAGCACAGCGTGGGTGATCTCGATGTTCAGCCTCTCCCCTACCCTTTCAACAGCCAGACATTCTCTTTGGCAGGTCCTTTCCCCTTCAACCCACCGGCAACCTGCGTGGTGGCAATGAGTGTGAGATCATACGTCGTGGCGTAGTGCCGGTGGACCTCCTCATCGCTCACAGAAAACGGAGGACCTTCCATCAGGCTCTGATCGTAGTCGTAGCAAATAAGTAATTGGTGCGACTTCTTAGTAACTTCCGTGAGGTGTGCTGTGTATCGCTTGCGCATTTCTGCTGGAAACGCCACCAATGCGGCCCGGTCATAGACGGCATCAACTGGGCCGAGCATCTTTCCAGACACCGCAAAGATATCGCCGACAAAGATGTCGAGATTGTTCGCGCTCCACTGCTCGACGTTGCCGGCTGTCGCTCTGTTCGGTTGCACGCCAAGTTCCATAAATAATTGCTCAATCGCGAGTTGACTCAATTCAGCTCCCACCACACGATAGCCATGGGACAGCAGCCAAGAAATATCCAGTGTCTTTCCACACAAGGGGACAAAGATCCGACAGCCTTGGGCTACCGATAGCTCATGAAAATGTTTGACGAGGAGTGGATTGGCTTGGTCTTCGTGGAAGCCAATTTCATTTTTCTCCCACCGCTGATGCCAAAAACTTGGGTCCATGTTCATCCCCTTTGTACAGAACAATTGAGCAACTGATCAGCTTCGTATCCACTGTCGAATTGGGCACTGGCATGAGATATTTGATGTTGGTTCATCAATTGTCAAGCGTCATCCAGCTCAGCTTCGGGGTGTTATCTCTCGATCATCCTTCAGTCTTTCTCACTTCTCTGGTAGATACACCTTCTTAGTTACGGTACACTCTTCCGCATAACACGATGCGCCTTGATACCGGAGGCCACACGATGCCCGAACCCGATATCACCTCTCTTCTCCCTCATGCACAACTCGTTCAAATGGGCACTGCACACTGGGTGTCGCACATCCTCTACGTCACCGCAAAGTTGAGCCTGGCAGACCATCTGGCCAAGGGACCGACCCATGCAGATGACTTGGCCGCTGTGACGAACACCCATCCCCCTTCCCTTGGTCGTTTTCTGCGGACGCTTGGACACCTAGGACTCGTAACCAAGGACAGCGCAGACCGCTTCACGCTGACCACTCTCGGTGCGGCATTAAAAAGCGGCGCCCCTGGTTCAGCACGCGCGGCGATCCTGACATTGGCGAGCCCGATCATGACGCAGGGATGGGGACATCTGCTTGAATCAGTCCAGACCGGAAAACCTGGGCTGGAACAGGTCACGGGCATGCCCATCTTCGACTGGCTGGCCCAGCATCCCGCAGAAGCCTCCCTCTTCAGCGAGACAATGGTGAGTTTCCACGGAGCGGAACCATCCGCCGTGGCGGACGCGTACGACTTCTCCGGCATGCGTACGATCGTGGACGTCGGCGGAGCGACGGGCAATCTGTTGGCCACTATTCTGAGCCAGCACCCCAAACCGCGTGGTATCCTGTACGATCTTCCCCACGTTACCCGCGACGCTCCGGCGCTTCTTCAGTCCCGCGGCGTGGCCGGTCGGGTGACGATTGAGTCCGGCAGTTTCTTCGATCGCGTACCCACCGGCCATGATACGTATCTGCTTTCACACATCATTCACGATTGGACCGAAGCTCAGTGTCTGACGATTCTTGGCCATTGCCAGCGAGCCCTCGCACCGGCCGGTCTGGTGCTGATCATCGAGATGGTTCTACCGGAAGACAACACGCCGCACCCGGGAAAGATGCTCGACATGATGATGCTCGTCGGCCCCGGCGGACAAGAACGGACAATCCCGGAATATCGCCAACTCCTCGATAAGGCCGGTCTTCGACTGACGAGGGTTGTGGCCACGAATTCAGCCGTGAGCATCGTGGAGGCGATGAGCGCCTGATCGATACGTTCACGGGTTCTTCCGCTTCGACGGCTTGCTCACCTTCTGCACCATTACGATCACACGGATGTGCGACTATGCCGCCTGGAGGAGGTGCGAAAATTTTATGCGACTCGTTTAC includes the following:
- a CDS encoding methyltransferase produces the protein MPEPDITSLLPHAQLVQMGTAHWVSHILYVTAKLSLADHLAKGPTHADDLAAVTNTHPPSLGRFLRTLGHLGLVTKDSADRFTLTTLGAALKSGAPGSARAAILTLASPIMTQGWGHLLESVQTGKPGLEQVTGMPIFDWLAQHPAEASLFSETMVSFHGAEPSAVADAYDFSGMRTIVDVGGATGNLLATILSQHPKPRGILYDLPHVTRDAPALLQSRGVAGRVTIESGSFFDRVPTGHDTYLLSHIIHDWTEAQCLTILGHCQRALAPAGLVLIIEMVLPEDNTPHPGKMLDMMMLVGPGGQERTIPEYRQLLDKAGLRLTRVVATNSAVSIVEAMSA